A genomic region of Lysinibacillus sp. 2017 contains the following coding sequences:
- a CDS encoding bifunctional 2-polyprenyl-6-hydroxyphenol methylase/3-demethylubiquinol 3-O-methyltransferase UbiG → MIPLVYDQVNGWGKDDEFFLTLLKKINVKTIADLGCGTGRLTTHFAKANYQITAIDPNEEAIKYAKNKQYSDEVTWIVGDSSNLQTNTYETIIMTANVAQVFLTEKSWENVVTDAFRALKPGGHFIFDTRNPLEKVWEEWEKDTTPDIATDLLNGEPLEIWTQYEGLVDDVFTFYETVKRKHTGEVVIHEKMQLKFRTQEAIYESLKKAGFSRIQVYGDWEFNQATSKTKSFIFHSIK, encoded by the coding sequence TTGATTCCACTAGTTTATGACCAAGTAAATGGTTGGGGAAAAGACGATGAATTTTTTTTAACATTATTGAAGAAGATTAATGTAAAGACTATAGCCGATTTAGGCTGTGGGACAGGGAGATTAACAACTCATTTTGCGAAAGCAAACTATCAAATTACAGCAATTGACCCAAATGAAGAAGCAATTAAATATGCGAAAAATAAGCAATATTCTGATGAAGTGACATGGATAGTTGGTGATAGTTCAAATCTACAAACCAATACATATGAAACAATAATTATGACTGCGAATGTTGCACAAGTATTTCTTACAGAGAAAAGCTGGGAAAATGTTGTTACAGATGCTTTTCGAGCGTTAAAACCTGGAGGCCATTTTATTTTCGATACTCGTAATCCATTAGAAAAAGTGTGGGAAGAGTGGGAAAAAGATACGACACCGGATATAGCAACAGATTTATTGAATGGTGAGCCACTTGAAATTTGGACACAATATGAAGGATTAGTAGACGATGTTTTTACTTTTTATGAAACGGTGAAAAGAAAACATACTGGAGAAGTAGTTATTCATGAAAAAATGCAATTGAAATTTAGAACACAGGAAGCAATTTATGAATCACTAAAAAAAGCAGGGTTTTCACGGATTCAAGTTTATGGAGATTGGGAATTTAATCAAGCAACTTCAAAAACAAAATCTTTTATTTTTCATAGTATAAAATAA
- a CDS encoding amidohydrolase: MKIFDAHFHIIDFDFPIKENQGYIPPSYVVDDYEQDTAHLNVQGGAIVSGSFQGFDQNYLLKALKEMGPTFCGVTQLPYSVSDEEIIHLHNNGVKALRFNIKRGGSEDLSKLDYFARRVYDLVGWHSELYIDSKELPDIAATIETLPAVSIDHLGLSEEGLPHLLKLVDKGVRVKATGFGRVELNVKNALELIYKVNPDALMFGTDLPSTRARRPFSDTDITLVQELFDDKEIDKILYINAQNWYFK, from the coding sequence ATGAAAATTTTTGATGCACATTTCCATATTATTGACTTTGATTTTCCCATTAAAGAAAATCAGGGGTATATACCACCAAGCTATGTGGTAGACGATTACGAACAAGATACAGCGCATCTGAACGTTCAAGGTGGTGCAATTGTTTCAGGATCATTTCAAGGCTTTGATCAGAATTATTTATTAAAAGCTTTAAAAGAAATGGGGCCAACGTTTTGTGGTGTCACACAATTACCATATAGCGTGTCGGATGAAGAAATTATTCATTTACATAATAACGGAGTTAAAGCGCTTCGATTTAATATTAAACGAGGTGGCTCAGAAGATTTATCAAAATTAGATTACTTTGCAAGACGTGTATATGATTTAGTTGGCTGGCATAGCGAATTATACATTGATTCAAAAGAATTACCTGACATTGCAGCAACAATTGAAACGTTACCAGCAGTTTCAATTGACCATTTAGGCTTATCAGAAGAAGGCTTACCACATTTACTCAAATTAGTGGATAAAGGTGTTCGTGTGAAGGCAACAGGTTTTGGGCGTGTCGAGCTTAATGTGAAAAATGCGTTAGAATTGATTTACAAAGTAAATCCAGATGCATTAATGTTTGGAACAGATTTACCTTCAACACGTGCAAGACGACCTTTTAGTGATACCGACATTACACTAGTTCAAGAACTATTTGATGATAAAGAGATCGATAAGATTCTCTACATAAATGCACAGAATTGGTATTTCAAATAA
- the lepB gene encoding signal peptidase I — MFLKNAKIKEFLEWIKSTVITCIITIAVIIFIVSPAVVNGASMMPTYEDGDIVLLNIIGMKISGIERFDVIVFEAPNGETYIKRVIGLPGDHISYENDTLYINDEAIEEAYLDVYKKQLLDNSLLTEDFTLQSATDYSTIPEGYLFVLGDNRRNSLDSRYASVGLVPMEKVFGKTNIRFYPLDSIGIVK; from the coding sequence ATGTTTTTGAAAAACGCTAAGATAAAAGAATTTTTAGAGTGGATTAAGTCTACTGTCATAACGTGTATAATTACGATTGCCGTTATTATATTTATAGTGTCACCTGCAGTAGTAAACGGTGCTTCGATGATGCCAACGTATGAAGATGGCGATATCGTTTTATTAAATATAATCGGTATGAAAATTTCCGGTATTGAAAGATTTGATGTAATTGTATTCGAAGCTCCTAATGGAGAGACATATATTAAACGGGTAATAGGATTGCCAGGAGACCATATTTCATATGAGAACGACACACTTTATATTAACGATGAAGCGATTGAAGAGGCATATTTAGACGTATATAAAAAACAACTGTTAGATAATAGTCTACTAACAGAAGATTTTACATTACAGTCTGCAACGGATTACTCAACGATTCCAGAGGGCTATTTATTTGTTTTAGGTGATAATCGCCGAAATAGTCTTGATAGTAGATATGCTAGTGTGGGATTAGTACCAATGGAAAAGGTATTTGGAAAAACCAATATTAGATTCTATCCACTTGATAGTATCGGTATTGTTAAATAA
- a CDS encoding CPBP family intramembrane glutamic endopeptidase — MDLKINKNYIWAYFIAFFALWCIRELWLVQYLDLMDSVPRAISSAVIKVVIWIIPVLILVKVMEKAVPFSYLGLRHNFRNGLKWTFYVSLVFISYFIILNFTILHNNLDFQIGFNELLNTVLLVGITEEIVFRGFLLKKLMNSFKFWIANAITSLLFASIHFPIWFYKGLFEFPYILTASLTAFILSVIFGYVYKKSGSLWSVIVIHSLYNLLVSLFY, encoded by the coding sequence ATGGATTTAAAAATAAATAAGAATTATATTTGGGCATACTTCATAGCATTTTTTGCCCTATGGTGTATCAGAGAGTTATGGCTAGTTCAATATTTAGATTTGATGGATTCTGTTCCGAGAGCTATATCATCAGCCGTTATTAAAGTAGTTATTTGGATAATTCCAGTTTTAATATTAGTTAAAGTTATGGAAAAAGCGGTTCCATTTTCATATTTAGGGTTACGTCATAACTTTAGAAATGGTTTAAAATGGACATTTTATGTATCGTTGGTTTTCATATCTTACTTCATAATATTAAATTTCACTATTTTACATAATAACCTTGATTTTCAAATAGGGTTTAACGAATTGCTAAATACTGTATTATTAGTCGGGATTACTGAAGAAATTGTCTTTAGAGGTTTTTTATTAAAAAAACTGATGAATTCTTTTAAATTTTGGATAGCTAATGCGATTACATCTTTACTTTTTGCATCCATTCATTTTCCTATTTGGTTTTATAAAGGGCTTTTCGAATTTCCTTATATTTTAACTGCTTCATTAACAGCTTTTATATTGAGCGTTATATTCGGTTATGTGTATAAGAAAAGCGGTTCTCTTTGGTCGGTAATCGTTATCCACTCTTTATATAACTTGTTAGTATCGCTCTTCTACTAA
- a CDS encoding DUF3139 domain-containing protein produces the protein MKKLLIIAVVIVILAPFCTIEIKKQLYEKRVEDYLIENTFYQKDETESIKAKWHFAGLPSYWVNVIYSDEPNVVYTYFAHNKGKVGQFEYYSIDGTNLSTEQLKHFEKYK, from the coding sequence ATGAAAAAACTATTGATAATAGCAGTAGTAATTGTAATACTTGCTCCGTTTTGTACAATAGAAATAAAAAAACAATTATATGAAAAGAGAGTAGAAGATTATTTAATTGAAAATACGTTTTATCAGAAAGATGAAACTGAATCTATTAAAGCGAAATGGCATTTTGCAGGTCTTCCGAGTTATTGGGTAAATGTTATCTATTCTGACGAGCCAAATGTTGTTTATACTTATTTCGCTCATAATAAGGGTAAAGTAGGTCAATTTGAATATTATTCAATTGATGGAACGAACCTTTCGACAGAACAATTAAAGCATTTCGAGAAATATAAATAA
- a CDS encoding S-layer homology domain-containing protein, which translates to MKFKKLFKTTVVALSVTAMSLGLVGANAEAANQNFKDVPKTHWAGSAIYETVSKGMVTGYSDNTFRPSNNVTRAEFAAFLSRAFDGAFESNSTFSDVPSTHWAYPSVNEAIALGIIDTKDYGKKFEPDKVMTRAEIAKWLSKGLASSNIEYQNAIDEMANSDLTIIPIPEFYKGGVNKADLPYIGVALGTGLLSGYTDETFKPNDKTTRAEVSVILTRFLSNMKKSPKDFNDLNEFREVALTGTNILTVTNFKEMAEGQGFKEILGKPYTYSTLGTGAIEHVIFVDTIGLPKGAYSKMFTANSSKMKNGRYTTFIEYSFTTNQSISYDQWLNSKSTGYFTGLQLMSSAPTAKYGYRTPLVSKSEVVGKGKFFKIGTKNVFWGYAGAGTAVGERLIGYTDDGSSYGYIIK; encoded by the coding sequence ATGAAATTCAAAAAATTATTTAAAACAACAGTAGTAGCTTTATCAGTTACAGCTATGTCTTTAGGTCTTGTTGGAGCTAATGCTGAAGCAGCAAATCAAAATTTTAAAGATGTGCCTAAAACTCACTGGGCAGGGTCTGCGATTTATGAAACTGTTTCAAAAGGAATGGTTACAGGTTATTCAGATAACACATTCCGTCCATCAAACAATGTAACTCGAGCAGAGTTTGCCGCATTCTTATCTCGTGCTTTCGATGGCGCTTTTGAAAGCAACAGTACCTTTTCAGATGTTCCAAGCACTCACTGGGCATACCCATCAGTAAATGAAGCCATTGCACTTGGTATTATTGATACTAAAGACTATGGTAAAAAGTTTGAACCTGATAAAGTTATGACACGTGCAGAAATTGCTAAATGGTTATCTAAAGGTTTAGCTAGCAGCAATATTGAATACCAAAATGCTATAGATGAAATGGCTAACTCTGACCTTACTATTATCCCAATTCCAGAATTCTATAAAGGTGGAGTAAACAAAGCTGACTTACCTTATATCGGAGTTGCTTTAGGTACAGGATTATTATCTGGCTACACTGATGAAACATTTAAACCAAATGATAAAACTACACGTGCAGAAGTTTCTGTAATCTTAACTCGATTTTTAAGCAATATGAAAAAATCTCCAAAAGATTTCAATGATTTAAATGAATTCCGTGAAGTTGCATTAACAGGTACAAATATTTTAACAGTAACAAACTTTAAAGAAATGGCTGAAGGACAAGGCTTCAAAGAAATACTTGGAAAACCTTACACTTATAGCACACTTGGTACTGGCGCAATTGAACATGTTATCTTTGTTGATACTATCGGACTTCCAAAAGGTGCATATTCTAAAATGTTCACTGCAAATTCTAGTAAAATGAAAAATGGTCGGTATACTACTTTTATTGAGTATTCATTCACAACTAACCAAAGCATATCGTATGACCAATGGTTAAATTCTAAATCAACTGGCTATTTTACAGGTTTGCAATTAATGTCTAGTGCCCCAACAGCAAAATATGGTTATAGAACACCTCTTGTATCTAAAAGTGAAGTTGTAGGAAAAGGCAAATTCTTTAAAATAGGGACTAAAAATGTATTCTGGGGCTATGCTGGAGCAGGAACTGCAGTTGGGGAGCGATTAATCGGCTATACAGATGATGGTTCTTCATATGGCTATATTATAAAGTAA